A region from the Aegilops tauschii subsp. strangulata cultivar AL8/78 chromosome 5, Aet v6.0, whole genome shotgun sequence genome encodes:
- the LOC109737704 gene encoding uncharacterized protein: protein MSKEEVLKIQTCVLKVNIHCDGCQKKVKKILHKIEGVYQSSIDPEQGKVTVSGMVDPDTIIKKLTKAGKPAELWGSKAGMANQFQKLQLDGGAKGQAKDAGGKGQSKDAGGAKGQKGGGGGGGGGGGASKDAKMMMPQPTAQQLQQLQQQMQMKGMKLPQFMDGKMPFAAAAPMKDPKSVKFNLPPEDEFGDDGSEFDDEFDDFDDEDDFDDDGLDDDYFDDPKMMMKPMAMPPNAGGGDKKGGNNGGKKGGNEIPVQIKGNPNNGGGGGGGKKDAGGKQNQGGGGGNGNGGGKNGGGGQANNAKGGGGGAPGGGGQAGQPGKKGGGGGPGLGVGGPMGGIGMPPQQQAMMRPNMMGAPGFPGMGPMGGPMGHHPHMGGAQGGGGAAHGMPAGGMPPPGFFQGGAGGGGGGGMPSGPAEMMQAAGNPMAQQQYMAMMQHQQQMMMQQQQQQQQAMMNGHGHAHAHPHHGGGGAPAGYPAMPMGYGYGRPPMPYPMAYPMPMQPHPHADPYNYFSDENPNSCSVM from the exons ATGAGTAAGGAGGAGGTCCTCAAGATACAG ACTTGCGTGCTCAAAGTGAACATCCACTGTGATGGCTGCCAGAAGAAGGTCAAGAAGATCCTGCACAAGATCGAAG GGGTGTACCAATCCAGCATAGACCCGGAGCAGGGGAAGGTGACGGTGTCTGGCATGGTGGATCCGGACACCATCATCAAGAAGCTGACCAAGGCTGGCAAGCCAGCCGAACTCTGGGGGTCCAAGGCTGGAATGGCTAACCAGTTTCAGAAGCTCCAACTTGACGGCGGTGCTAAGGGCCAGGCCAAGGACGCCGGTGGCAAGGGCCAGTCCAAGGACGCCGGCGGTGCCAAGGGTCAGaaaggtggcggcggcggcggcggcggcggcggaggtgcTAGCAAGGACGCAAAGATGATGATGCCGCAGCCGACGGCGCAGCAGCTTCAGCAGCTGCAACAGCAGATGCAGATGAAGGGAATGAAGCTGCCGCAGTTCATGGACGGGAAGATGCCGTTCGCGGCGGCCGCGCCGATGAAGGACCCCAAGTCCGTCAAGTTCAACCTCCCACCAGAGGATGAGTTCGGGGACGACGGCAGCGAGTTCGACGACGAGTTCGACGACTTCGACGACGAGGATGATTTCGACGATGACGGCCTCGACGACGACTACTTCGACGACCCCAAGATGATGATGAAGCCGATGGCCATGCCACCGAACGCCGGTGGAGGAGACAAGAAGGGCGGCAACAATGGTGGCAAGAAGGGTGGCAACGAGATCCCGGTGCAGATCAAGGGGAATCCCAACaacggcggtggcggtggcggtggcaaGAAAGACGCAGGTGGCAAGCAGAACCAAGGTGGCGGGGGCGGTAACGGCAACGGCGGTGGCAAGAATGGAGGCGGTGGCCAGGCGAACAACGccaaaggaggaggaggaggcgccccgGGCGGCGGGGGCCAGGCGGGCCAACCTGGGAagaagggcggcggcggtggcccCGGCCTCGGTGTCGGTGGACCGATGGGCGGCATCGGCATGCCGCCGCAGCAGCAGGCCATGATGAGGCCTAACATGATGGGCGCTCCCGGCTTTCCTGGTATGGGCCCGATGGGAGGGCCCATGGGCCACCACCCCCACATGGGAGGCGCGCAGGGCGGTGGCGGAGCCGCTCATGGCATGCCGGCCGGCGGCATGCCTCCACCTGGGTTCTTCcagggaggcgcgggcggcggcggcggcggcggcatgccGTCCGGCCCCGCCGAGATGATGCAGGCTGCCGGGAACCCCATGGCGCAGCAGCAGTACATGGCCATGATGCAGCACCAGCAACAAATGAtgatgcagcagcagcagcaacagcagcaggcGATGATGAACGGGCACGGGCACGCCCACGCCCACCCCCAccacggcggtggcggcgctccggcgGGGTACCCGGCGATGCCGATGGGGTACGGTTACGGGCGGCCGCCCATGCCGTACCCAATGGCGTACCCGATGCCGATGCAGCCGCACCCGCACGCGGACCCTTACAACTACTTCAGCGACGAGAACCCCAACAGCTGCTCGGTGATGTGA